A stretch of Paludisphaera borealis DNA encodes these proteins:
- a CDS encoding S24 family peptidase, producing MARRKTLPESLRAKLDLAERLAILRLELFGERGGPEMARRLGIPVRTWYNYEGGVTVPAEVVLKIIELTAVEPGWLLHGKGAKFRNTTRADRSEAGSQPTMMVGALLRTALQLLEGEAPPERGAGGARLLESEQPGLGDASNRLEPGGTDAEEDEHDTLRSNSHDRMSVARSEWIEARRENRCLHVVDDSMAPVIAEGASIAYSRDPEDAVTLDGKIVVVWIDQAPLIRWYQDCGRYALLRAQNPEASPSQTLVDLEDEHDTPRFRRVLWIETPH from the coding sequence ATGGCTCGACGGAAGACCCTTCCTGAGTCGCTCCGCGCCAAACTTGATCTGGCCGAACGGCTCGCGATACTACGACTGGAATTATTCGGTGAGCGTGGCGGTCCCGAGATGGCTCGACGGCTCGGGATTCCGGTGCGCACCTGGTACAACTATGAAGGCGGCGTAACGGTTCCCGCCGAGGTCGTGCTCAAGATCATCGAGTTGACGGCGGTCGAGCCGGGATGGCTGTTGCACGGCAAGGGGGCGAAGTTCCGCAACACGACGCGCGCGGACCGGTCGGAGGCGGGGTCGCAGCCGACGATGATGGTCGGCGCCTTGTTGCGCACGGCGCTTCAGTTGCTGGAAGGCGAGGCGCCTCCGGAACGAGGAGCGGGCGGTGCGCGACTGCTCGAGTCGGAACAGCCGGGCTTGGGCGACGCGTCGAACCGGCTTGAGCCGGGCGGAACGGACGCGGAGGAAGACGAGCACGACACGCTCCGCAGCAACTCCCACGATCGGATGAGCGTCGCCCGATCCGAATGGATCGAAGCGCGACGGGAGAATCGCTGCCTCCACGTCGTCGACGATTCGATGGCTCCGGTCATCGCCGAGGGGGCGTCGATCGCCTACTCGCGAGACCCCGAGGACGCCGTGACCCTCGACGGCAAGATCGTGGTCGTCTGGATCGACCAGGCCCCGTTGATCCGCTGGTATCAGGATTGCGGCCGATACGCTCTGCTGCGCGCCCAGAACCCCGAGGCGAGCCCCTCGCAAACCCTTGTCGACCTCGAGGACGAGCACGACACGCCGAGGTTCCGCCGGGTGCTCTGGATCGAAACGCCGCACTGA
- a CDS encoding (deoxy)nucleoside triphosphate pyrophosphohydrolase — protein sequence MPEPESSEHGLTLVGIGIIQRADQFLIRVRPEGTVYAGYWEFPGGKCEPGETPEQTTARECLEETGLEVAVRKPRRVIEHVYPHGRVKLFFFDCTPIDLVVEPAAEHGCRWVKAEELRLYRFPEANEVIIEQLVAETDDSSDRDEFD from the coding sequence ATGCCTGAGCCCGAATCGTCGGAACACGGCCTGACCCTCGTCGGAATCGGGATCATCCAGCGCGCGGATCAGTTCTTGATCCGCGTGCGTCCCGAGGGGACCGTCTACGCCGGCTACTGGGAATTCCCCGGCGGCAAGTGCGAGCCCGGCGAGACCCCCGAACAGACCACCGCCCGCGAATGCCTCGAAGAGACCGGCCTGGAAGTCGCCGTCCGCAAACCTCGGCGCGTGATCGAACACGTCTACCCGCACGGCCGGGTGAAACTCTTCTTCTTCGACTGCACGCCGATCGACCTCGTGGTCGAACCGGCCGCCGAACACGGCTGCCGCTGGGTGAAGGCCGAGGAATTGCGGCTCTACCGCTTCCCCGAGGCGAACGAGGTGATCATCGAGCAGCTTGTCGCCGAGACCGACGACTCTTCAGATCGCGACGAATTCGATTAG
- a CDS encoding FHA domain-containing protein: MNYTLQVVRGRTEATSLRLIEGVNSIGRHDDCLIRIRSSQVSRRHCELFENEGRLIIRDLGSSNGTFVNGARIGAQQVLSPGDVITVGGVALRIDADAAPAAKNTPAAGDTAEVEALTAVVDDFEVGLDVSETVFDQPADHLDIIPLDDEPAPEPKKKASAKSKAKEEASQPAEPTPPEPPADDAVAQFLMDLKLDDED; encoded by the coding sequence ATGAACTACACACTTCAGGTCGTTCGAGGCCGCACCGAGGCCACGTCCCTCAGGCTGATCGAAGGCGTCAACAGCATCGGTCGCCATGACGATTGCCTGATCCGAATCCGCTCCTCCCAGGTAAGCCGCCGGCACTGCGAACTCTTCGAGAACGAGGGCCGGCTGATCATCCGCGACCTGGGAAGCTCCAACGGCACGTTCGTCAACGGCGCGCGGATCGGCGCGCAGCAGGTTCTTAGCCCGGGCGACGTGATCACCGTCGGCGGCGTGGCCCTGCGGATCGACGCCGACGCCGCCCCCGCCGCTAAGAACACCCCCGCCGCCGGCGACACCGCCGAAGTCGAAGCCCTCACCGCGGTCGTCGACGACTTCGAGGTCGGCCTCGACGTCAGCGAGACGGTGTTCGACCAGCCCGCCGACCACCTCGACATCATCCCCCTTGATGACGAACCCGCGCCCGAACCTAAGAAGAAGGCCTCCGCCAAGTCCAAGGCGAAGGAAGAAGCGAGCCAACCGGCCGAACCAACACCCCCCGAGCCGCCGGCGGACGACGCCGTGGCACAATTCCTGATGGACCTGAAGCTCGACGACGAAGATTGA
- a CDS encoding enoyl-ACP reductase FabI, which translates to MGMFTGKKGMVLGVANDFSIAWAITRKLLDEGAEVGFTHLPGDKMERRVRKLAEPIGAKLITSCDVQKDEDVARVFDEAKETYGSLDFVLHSIAFAPLADLKCAFVDSSREGFKTAMDISVFSLAVVARHAARVMPDGGSILTLTYYGGEKVVPGYNMMGVCKAALDASVKYLAYDLGPKNIRVNAVSAGPVKTLAASAVGDFDLLSGLYVAVAPMQRNVTREEVGGAGMFMLSDLASGISGEILHVDCGYNVMGSPGRALEEAKAGHA; encoded by the coding sequence ATGGGGATGTTTACCGGGAAAAAGGGAATGGTGCTGGGAGTCGCCAACGATTTCAGCATCGCCTGGGCGATCACGCGCAAGCTGCTTGACGAAGGCGCGGAGGTCGGCTTCACCCACCTGCCCGGCGACAAGATGGAGCGGCGCGTGCGGAAGCTGGCCGAGCCGATCGGCGCCAAGCTGATCACCTCGTGCGACGTCCAGAAGGACGAGGACGTGGCCCGGGTCTTCGACGAGGCCAAGGAAACCTACGGCTCGCTCGATTTCGTGCTCCACTCGATCGCCTTCGCCCCGCTCGCGGATCTCAAGTGCGCGTTCGTGGATTCCAGCCGCGAAGGCTTCAAGACGGCGATGGATATCAGCGTCTTCTCGCTGGCCGTCGTCGCCCGCCACGCCGCCCGCGTCATGCCCGACGGGGGCTCGATCCTCACGCTCACCTACTACGGCGGCGAAAAAGTCGTCCCCGGCTACAACATGATGGGCGTCTGCAAGGCCGCGCTCGACGCCTCGGTCAAGTACCTGGCCTACGACCTCGGTCCCAAGAACATCCGGGTCAACGCCGTCTCGGCCGGTCCGGTCAAAACCCTGGCGGCGTCAGCCGTCGGCGATTTCGACCTGCTCTCCGGCCTGTACGTCGCGGTCGCCCCGATGCAGCGCAACGTGACCCGCGAAGAAGTCGGCGGCGCCGGCATGTTCATGCTCTCCGACCTCGCCAGCGGAATCAGCGGCGAGATCCTCCACGTCGATTGCGGCTACAACGTCATGGGCTCGCCCGGCCGCGCCCTCGAAGAAGCCAAAGCCGGTCATGCCTGA
- a CDS encoding ATP-dependent Clp protease proteolytic subunit, protein MPLVPIVIERSGREERAMDIYSRLLQDRIIILGTAIDDNVANLVVAQMLVLAHQDAKADIHLYINSPGGSVTAGMAIYDTMQWVPCDVATYCIGQCASMGSLLMTAGAKGKRNALPHSRIMIHQPLAGMEGTATEILIHAEEFIRMKKQLNDIYRRHSGQSLERLQEDTDRDRFMSPEEARDYGLIDNVVDRAPIFPAPSPDKI, encoded by the coding sequence ATGCCACTGGTTCCAATCGTCATCGAACGTAGCGGTCGCGAAGAGCGAGCGATGGATATTTATTCCCGCTTGCTTCAGGATCGCATCATCATCCTGGGAACCGCCATCGACGACAACGTCGCCAACCTGGTGGTCGCCCAGATGCTCGTCCTGGCCCATCAAGACGCCAAGGCCGACATCCACCTGTATATCAACAGCCCCGGCGGCAGTGTGACGGCCGGTATGGCGATCTACGACACCATGCAGTGGGTTCCGTGCGACGTGGCCACCTACTGCATCGGCCAGTGCGCCAGCATGGGCTCGCTGCTCATGACGGCCGGGGCCAAGGGCAAGCGCAACGCCCTGCCCCACAGCCGGATCATGATCCACCAGCCGCTCGCCGGCATGGAAGGGACCGCGACCGAGATCTTGATTCATGCGGAGGAGTTCATCCGCATGAAAAAGCAGCTCAACGACATCTACCGCCGCCACTCCGGCCAGTCGCTTGAACGGCTTCAGGAAGACACCGACCGCGACCGCTTCATGTCGCCCGAGGAAGCCCGCGACTACGGTCTGATCGACAACGTCGTCGACCGCGCCCCGATCTTCCCCGCCCCGAGCCCAGACAAGATCTGA
- a CDS encoding P-II family nitrogen regulator: MGDRDDTQAKTQPQPQGDPVRTGRPVQIVALVKPFRTQAVLEALESVEILGGTVREAMGYGRQKNRLHHYLGSEYNTSFLPKVELTIFVEEEHVAAAIRAIVGQARTGRIGDGKILVLPCLGDFLSW, translated from the coding sequence ATGGGCGATCGCGACGACACGCAGGCCAAGACGCAGCCGCAACCGCAAGGCGACCCGGTCCGGACGGGCCGTCCCGTCCAGATCGTCGCCCTGGTGAAACCGTTTCGCACCCAGGCGGTGCTCGAAGCCCTCGAGTCGGTCGAGATTCTGGGGGGAACCGTCCGCGAGGCGATGGGCTACGGCCGGCAGAAGAACCGGCTCCACCATTACCTGGGCAGCGAGTACAACACGTCGTTCCTGCCCAAGGTCGAGTTGACGATCTTCGTCGAGGAGGAACACGTCGCGGCGGCGATCCGGGCCATCGTCGGCCAGGCGCGGACGGGACGGATCGGCGACGGCAAGATTTTGGTGTTGCCCTGCCTCGGCGACTTTCTCAGTTGGTGA
- a CDS encoding ClpP family protease: MPFDHPLADPMLQRGRDYARQRQMTLGDLLLENRIIFLEGVINDAVANNAVMKFLYLQYENRTQGISFYINSPGGSVSSTLAIYDTMQFIECPIATYCIGLAASGAAVLLAGGSKGRRYSLPHSKIMIHQPYGQVGGQVSDIEIQAEEIVKSRQVINEVLARHTGQPIERIAKDTERDRYLTAIQAKEYGLVDEVVGRIVGVGGPSGVSMGGPSSDASGSGSPPPAPSAM; the protein is encoded by the coding sequence ATGCCCTTTGACCATCCGCTCGCGGACCCGATGTTGCAACGCGGTCGCGACTACGCGCGCCAGAGGCAGATGACTCTTGGCGACCTGCTCCTCGAAAACCGCATCATCTTCCTCGAAGGCGTGATCAACGACGCCGTGGCCAACAACGCGGTGATGAAGTTCTTGTATCTCCAGTACGAGAACCGGACCCAGGGGATCAGCTTCTATATCAACAGCCCTGGCGGCAGCGTGAGCAGCACGCTGGCGATCTACGACACGATGCAGTTCATCGAGTGCCCGATCGCGACCTACTGCATCGGCCTGGCCGCCTCGGGCGCCGCGGTGCTGCTGGCCGGCGGCAGCAAGGGGCGGCGGTATTCGCTGCCCCACTCGAAGATCATGATCCATCAGCCTTACGGCCAAGTCGGCGGCCAGGTCTCCGACATCGAGATCCAGGCCGAGGAGATCGTCAAGAGCCGCCAGGTGATCAACGAGGTCCTCGCCCGCCACACCGGCCAGCCCATCGAGCGGATCGCCAAGGACACCGAGCGCGACCGCTATCTCACGGCCATTCAGGCCAAGGAGTACGGGCTCGTCGACGAGGTGGTCGGCCGGATCGTCGGCGTTGGAGGCCCCAGCGGCGTTTCGATGGGAGGACCTTCGTCCGACGCTTCGGGGTCGGGAAGTCCTCCGCCCGCGCCCAGCGCGATGTGA
- a CDS encoding glycosyltransferase family 39 protein, translating into MNSADVEPSSSPCRRVLEASALVLIVIAATVLRVWQLGRLSFWYDEVVTMRLAETPSIAGLFALLFQIDATRAPLHPLILQDWLAVFGTSEIAGRALSVGFGVATVVLLYGLGRLAFDRSTGVWASFLGAFSPLLVYYSREVRMYALLTMLTTLCWVLLFWRRRTPARWKTMAYAACLVAMLFTHPLGLLMLGTLALASALDVRAFFGSWKAWLAVHLGALIVTAPWLRFYFDHAPEFLSGRLPIKFLLATPIGFTGGDSTVYVVIVALIAFGLYRRGVADRTMREWVAPACLALWLVLPPTILFAYSWIASPIFGPARYTLFCAPAYLVLIAQALSRIPPLSRWTLGLGLACVAVVTLRTIVYDPQLKADWRSFSETLAFFQAQPPRVKITVMTASDVEPNVEMVTARYYLERACPIVPFDESELEALRKLPRQEVYLLVGGGPSREISPSLQERLQPFVTGVDQHRIGPLRFYRLAAASLQLPARAPAPAPAPAEPARPAPD; encoded by the coding sequence ATGAATTCAGCCGACGTCGAGCCATCGAGTTCCCCGTGCCGGCGCGTGCTCGAAGCGTCGGCGCTCGTGCTGATCGTGATCGCGGCGACGGTCCTCCGCGTCTGGCAGCTCGGCCGGCTCAGCTTCTGGTACGACGAGGTCGTGACCATGCGGCTGGCGGAGACGCCCTCGATCGCCGGGCTGTTCGCGCTGCTGTTCCAGATCGACGCCACGCGAGCGCCGTTGCATCCGCTGATCCTTCAAGACTGGCTCGCCGTCTTCGGGACTTCGGAAATCGCGGGGCGCGCGTTGAGCGTCGGCTTCGGCGTGGCGACGGTCGTGCTGCTGTACGGGCTCGGCCGGCTCGCGTTCGACCGATCGACGGGCGTCTGGGCGTCGTTCCTGGGAGCGTTCAGCCCGCTCCTGGTCTATTATTCGCGCGAAGTGCGGATGTACGCCCTGCTGACGATGCTCACCACCCTTTGCTGGGTGTTGCTGTTCTGGCGTCGGCGGACGCCGGCACGATGGAAGACGATGGCCTACGCGGCTTGCCTGGTCGCGATGCTGTTCACGCACCCGCTCGGGCTCTTGATGCTCGGGACCCTGGCGCTGGCCTCGGCCCTGGACGTTCGCGCGTTCTTCGGGTCGTGGAAGGCGTGGCTGGCGGTCCATCTCGGTGCCTTGATCGTCACCGCTCCGTGGCTACGGTTTTACTTCGACCACGCGCCTGAGTTCCTATCGGGCCGGCTGCCGATCAAGTTTCTGCTGGCCACGCCGATCGGCTTTACTGGCGGCGACTCGACCGTCTACGTCGTGATCGTCGCCCTCATCGCGTTCGGCCTGTACCGCCGTGGGGTCGCGGATCGGACGATGCGGGAATGGGTCGCGCCGGCCTGCCTGGCGCTCTGGCTCGTCCTGCCTCCGACGATCCTTTTCGCCTATTCGTGGATCGCCAGCCCGATCTTCGGTCCGGCCCGCTACACGCTGTTCTGCGCCCCGGCCTACCTGGTGCTCATCGCGCAGGCCCTCTCTCGTATTCCGCCGTTGAGCCGATGGACGTTGGGACTCGGGCTCGCGTGCGTGGCCGTCGTCACGCTGAGGACCATCGTTTACGACCCCCAGTTGAAGGCGGACTGGCGCTCGTTCTCGGAGACGCTCGCCTTCTTCCAGGCCCAACCGCCTCGTGTGAAGATCACCGTCATGACGGCCTCGGACGTCGAGCCGAACGTCGAGATGGTAACGGCTCGCTACTACCTTGAGAGGGCCTGTCCCATCGTTCCGTTCGACGAGAGCGAACTCGAGGCGCTTCGCAAGCTGCCTCGCCAGGAAGTTTACCTGCTGGTCGGCGGGGGACCTTCCCGCGAGATTTCCCCGAGCCTTCAAGAGCGGTTGCAGCCCTTCGTCACGGGCGTGGATCAGCACCGGATCGGGCCGTTGCGGTTTTACCGCCTTGCGGCTGCGTCCCTCCAACTGCCGGCGCGGGCTCCGGCGCCTGCTCCAGCACCGGCAGAGCCAGCGCGTCCAGCTCCTGATTGA
- a CDS encoding 5-oxoprolinase subunit PxpA: protein MNDSERQTAAVARRSIDLNADLGEGFPNDLALLDRVSSASVCCGVHAGDPDAIRHTLQAAAERGVVVGAHPGYRDREGFGRREQDLSTEDVELLVLDQVADLDRLGRDLGVPIRFVKPHGALYNQAQRQEEIARGLIKAVAQWGLPLLGQPGTLLETLAHSAGLRYVAEAFPDRRYKPDGSLTPRDEPGAVLSDPDEVAANVRALLADARVATLCIHGDEPSALAVADRLRAIVQSQGIVIRSFLG from the coding sequence ATGAACGACTCTGAACGCCAGACCGCCGCCGTCGCTCGCCGCTCGATCGACCTGAACGCCGATCTCGGCGAAGGCTTCCCGAACGACCTCGCCCTGCTCGATCGCGTCAGCTCGGCGAGCGTTTGCTGCGGAGTGCACGCGGGAGACCCGGACGCGATCCGCCACACGCTGCAAGCCGCCGCCGAGCGCGGGGTGGTCGTGGGCGCCCACCCCGGCTACCGGGACCGCGAGGGTTTCGGCCGTCGCGAGCAAGACCTCTCGACCGAGGATGTCGAACTGCTGGTTCTCGATCAGGTGGCCGATCTTGACCGCCTCGGCCGCGACCTGGGCGTGCCGATCCGGTTCGTGAAGCCGCACGGCGCCCTCTACAACCAGGCCCAGCGCCAGGAGGAGATCGCCCGGGGGCTGATCAAGGCGGTCGCCCAGTGGGGCCTGCCGCTGCTCGGCCAGCCCGGCACGTTGCTGGAGACCCTGGCCCATTCCGCCGGCCTGCGGTACGTCGCCGAGGCGTTTCCCGACCGCCGATACAAGCCCGACGGCTCGCTGACCCCGCGCGACGAGCCGGGCGCGGTGCTGTCCGATCCCGACGAAGTCGCGGCGAACGTCCGGGCGCTCTTGGCCGACGCCCGCGTGGCGACGCTTTGCATCCACGGCGACGAGCCGTCCGCCCTGGCCGTCGCCGACCGCCTGCGGGCGATCGTTCAGAGCCAGGGGATCGTCATCCGCTCCTTCCTGGGTTGA
- the tig gene encoding trigger factor has product MSTGEERDQTSVSVDEPEAAVEPEKRKLEIDVQIDDAGACKKHVKITIPRAEIDRQFDESLGAFQKEAQVPGFRPGRAPKTLVVKRFRKQVSDQVKSTLLMETLEQVDRDYQLNPITQPKLDVAAISLPDEGPLSFDMEVEVRPEFAAPVFKGLKVKRPIRTVTDKDVDSQFERFLERYAQVVPKLEGAAQVGDYLTADLTFLRDDGTVLNEVKEIQFRLQPELRFQDGRIPEVGKALAGAKPGESREVDAQLGTSVADPDLRGKTVKVKVVIHDLKQVRLPEVNPEFLTSIGFDSVDELREAVRDALNRRIANQQRAAVRRQVLDKLIEANPFDLPADLVSRQEKGTISRLAMELRQEGFSPDEIRARQAEIRANAHEMTLRSLKEFFVLAKVAEAEEIKIEDEDLELEIEAMAEKSNESVRRVRARVEKEGLADALATQILERKALDRILESIEYEDVAADEPEVDVETLDEAATPEAESDETAGESSEG; this is encoded by the coding sequence ATGAGTACTGGCGAAGAACGCGATCAGACGTCGGTTTCCGTCGACGAGCCGGAAGCCGCCGTGGAGCCCGAAAAGCGGAAGCTCGAGATCGACGTCCAGATCGACGACGCCGGGGCCTGCAAGAAGCACGTCAAGATCACCATCCCCCGCGCTGAGATCGACCGACAGTTCGATGAGTCGCTGGGCGCGTTCCAGAAGGAAGCGCAAGTTCCGGGGTTCCGCCCCGGCCGCGCCCCCAAGACGCTGGTGGTCAAGCGGTTCCGTAAGCAGGTCTCCGATCAGGTCAAGTCGACTCTCCTTATGGAGACGCTTGAGCAGGTCGACCGCGACTATCAGCTCAACCCGATCACCCAGCCCAAGCTCGACGTTGCGGCCATCTCCCTTCCCGACGAAGGCCCGCTGTCGTTCGATATGGAAGTCGAGGTTCGGCCCGAGTTCGCCGCGCCCGTGTTCAAGGGCCTGAAGGTCAAGCGTCCCATCCGGACGGTTACGGATAAGGACGTCGACTCGCAGTTCGAACGCTTCCTCGAACGGTACGCCCAGGTCGTGCCCAAGCTCGAAGGAGCTGCTCAGGTCGGCGACTACCTGACCGCCGATCTCACCTTCTTGCGCGACGACGGCACGGTTCTGAACGAGGTCAAGGAAATCCAGTTCCGGCTTCAGCCCGAGCTGCGGTTCCAGGACGGCCGAATCCCCGAGGTCGGCAAGGCCCTTGCGGGTGCCAAGCCCGGCGAGTCCCGCGAGGTCGACGCTCAGCTCGGCACCTCGGTCGCTGATCCCGACCTGCGCGGCAAGACCGTCAAGGTCAAGGTCGTCATCCACGACCTCAAGCAGGTGCGGCTGCCGGAAGTCAATCCGGAGTTCTTGACGTCGATCGGCTTCGACAGCGTCGACGAGCTTCGCGAAGCCGTTCGCGACGCCCTGAACCGGCGGATCGCCAACCAGCAGCGGGCCGCCGTCCGCCGCCAGGTGCTCGACAAGCTGATCGAGGCGAACCCGTTCGACCTGCCGGCCGACCTGGTCTCGCGTCAGGAGAAAGGCACGATCTCCCGTCTGGCCATGGAGTTGCGGCAAGAAGGGTTCTCGCCCGACGAGATCCGCGCCCGCCAGGCCGAGATCCGGGCCAACGCCCATGAGATGACGCTCCGCTCGCTCAAGGAGTTCTTCGTCCTGGCCAAGGTCGCCGAGGCCGAGGAGATCAAGATCGAGGACGAGGATCTGGAGCTGGAAATCGAGGCCATGGCCGAGAAATCCAACGAGAGCGTCCGCCGGGTTCGCGCCCGGGTCGAGAAAGAGGGCCTGGCCGACGCGCTGGCGACCCAGATTCTCGAACGCAAGGCTCTCGACCGGATTCTCGAATCGATCGAGTACGAAGACGTCGCGGCCGACGAGCCCGAGGTCGACGTCGAGACGCTCGACGAAGCGGCGACCCCGGAAGCCGAATCCGACGAGACGGCGGGCGAGTCGTCCGAAGGTTGA
- a CDS encoding glycosyltransferase family 39 protein — MEPGPDLAGEPTNRALWERLTCLAVAVGVALRVWEYSSFRALYMDEEALLKNLVGVPIFDFGHVLSQDQLAPPGFLVVERLMLRSPLDELAAGRLFPLLCGLASMLLVVPLARRFVDRRAVPIAAWFLALADHLIYYSAEIKQYSCDLVLAMAALLVAIPRDAERPTPRRIAALALLGVVAPWFSYPVVFVLAGVGFHWIARRAMVKDGRGVALAVGVCLAWLISFVGCFAVSHIIVSKRDFLWVWWNFAFLPIPPHSANDARFVAETLANVFINPGSLLTPFSLAVTAVLASGLAVVGCVSLGRRWRGGLFLLLAPLVFSLAASALRQYPFHGRLILSLVPTYHLLLAEGIAAVGRLTHVGATIFLALVFIVGQASDIGWNQFVMPKSRARPFDTHGDLKNDLLDYLDDQRRPPRRPERERTP, encoded by the coding sequence ATGGAACCGGGACCCGATCTAGCCGGCGAGCCGACGAACCGAGCCCTTTGGGAGCGGCTGACCTGCTTGGCCGTGGCCGTGGGCGTCGCGTTGCGAGTCTGGGAGTATTCCAGCTTCCGCGCGCTGTACATGGATGAAGAGGCGCTGCTCAAGAACCTGGTCGGCGTGCCGATCTTCGACTTCGGGCACGTTCTCAGCCAGGACCAGCTTGCGCCGCCGGGCTTTCTGGTGGTCGAACGGCTCATGCTGCGGTCGCCGCTCGACGAGCTGGCTGCGGGTCGGCTGTTTCCGCTGCTCTGCGGGCTGGCCTCGATGCTCCTGGTCGTCCCGCTCGCCCGTCGCTTCGTCGACCGCCGGGCGGTGCCGATCGCGGCGTGGTTCCTCGCCCTGGCCGATCACTTGATCTACTATTCGGCCGAGATCAAGCAGTACTCGTGCGATCTCGTCCTGGCCATGGCGGCCCTTCTGGTCGCGATCCCTCGCGACGCCGAACGGCCGACGCCCCGCCGGATCGCGGCCCTCGCCCTGCTCGGCGTGGTCGCCCCCTGGTTCTCGTATCCGGTCGTCTTCGTGCTCGCGGGGGTCGGGTTCCACTGGATCGCCCGCCGCGCGATGGTGAAAGACGGACGCGGGGTCGCGCTGGCCGTGGGCGTTTGCCTGGCCTGGCTGATCAGCTTCGTCGGCTGCTTCGCGGTCTCGCACATCATCGTGAGCAAGCGCGACTTTCTCTGGGTCTGGTGGAATTTCGCGTTTCTGCCGATCCCGCCGCACAGCGCGAACGACGCCCGGTTCGTGGCCGAGACCTTGGCCAACGTCTTCATCAATCCGGGAAGCCTGCTGACGCCGTTCTCGCTGGCCGTCACGGCGGTTTTGGCGTCCGGGCTGGCGGTCGTCGGCTGCGTGTCGCTCGGCCGACGCTGGCGAGGCGGGTTGTTTCTGCTGCTGGCCCCCCTGGTCTTTTCGCTGGCTGCCTCGGCCCTCCGTCAGTATCCGTTCCACGGCCGGTTGATCCTCTCGCTCGTGCCGACCTACCACCTGCTGCTGGCCGAGGGCATCGCCGCCGTCGGGCGGCTCACGCACGTCGGGGCGACGATCTTCCTCGCGCTCGTGTTCATCGTCGGCCAGGCGTCGGACATCGGCTGGAACCAGTTCGTCATGCCGAAAAGCCGGGCCCGCCCGTTCGACACCCATGGCGATCTTAAGAACGACCTGCTCGACTACCTCGACGACCAGCGTCGGCCGCCGCGACGGCCGGAACGCGAGCGGACGCCATGA
- a CDS encoding 5-oxoprolinase subunit B family protein, with product MVLDLEPLGDRAFLARFPTEDAARAWAATVRNRAFQGVDDVVLAYRSTAVFTDPERCDLDSLERALRTLEPRIHDAEAGARHVVPVLYDGPDLAHVASTLSLSRDEVIDRHAGRDYHVFAVGFLPAFPYAGYLPRELSGLARRAEPRLEVAAGSVAIAGRQTGIYPSKSPGGWHLLGRTPLRIADPEAGRFPIRAGDAIRFQPIDRHEYEARLHERL from the coding sequence GTGGTTCTCGACCTGGAGCCTCTTGGCGACCGGGCGTTCCTGGCCCGGTTCCCGACCGAGGACGCGGCCCGAGCCTGGGCGGCGACCGTCCGCAACCGCGCGTTCCAAGGGGTTGACGATGTCGTCCTCGCCTACCGCTCGACGGCCGTGTTCACCGACCCGGAGCGTTGTGATCTCGATTCGCTCGAACGCGCGCTCCGCACCCTCGAACCGCGAATCCACGACGCCGAGGCCGGCGCGCGGCACGTCGTCCCGGTTCTGTACGACGGCCCCGACCTGGCACACGTCGCGTCGACGCTCAGCCTGAGCAGGGACGAGGTGATCGACCGCCACGCGGGCCGCGATTACCATGTGTTCGCTGTCGGCTTCCTGCCGGCCTTTCCGTACGCGGGCTACCTGCCGCGCGAGCTTTCGGGGTTGGCCAGACGGGCCGAGCCCCGGCTCGAAGTCGCCGCCGGCTCGGTCGCGATCGCCGGCCGCCAGACGGGGATTTACCCGTCGAAATCGCCCGGCGGCTGGCATCTTCTTGGGCGGACGCCGTTGCGGATCGCCGACCCCGAAGCCGGCCGGTTCCCGATCCGCGCCGGCGACGCGATCCGGTTTCAACCGATCGATCGACACGAATACGAGGCGAGGCTCCATGAACGACTCTGA